The following is a genomic window from Streptomyces sp. BHT-5-2.
TGGAGGCTCCCGGTGGCGGCGTAGACGAAGCTGACGCCGAGGAGCATCACGGCGGTGGCGGCCACCGAGGAGAGGAAGAACTTCAGCGCCGCCTCGGAGGAGAGGCGGTCGCCGCGGCGCAGCCCGACCAGGGCGAAGGCGGGCAGCGAGGCGACCTCCAGGGCGATGACCAGGGTGGCCAGGTCGCGGGAGGCGGGCAGCAGGGCGGCGCCGGCCGCGGAGGAGAGCAGCAGGAACCAGTACTCGCCCGCGGGCAGGTCGTGGTCCTTGATGGTGTCGATGGACAGCAGTGCCGTCAGCAGCGCGCCGCCGAGCACCAGGAACTGGACGATCAGGGTGAAGTGGTCGGCCACGTAGCTGCACGCGGCGGGGGTGCCCGTCAGGCAGAAGGTGTGCCGCCGGCCGTCCAGGAGGGGCAGCAGCAGGAGGGCCCCGGCGGCCAGGCCGGCGGTCGCGACCCAGCCCAGCAGGGGCTTCCGGGCGGCGGGCAGGAAGAGGTCGGCGACCAGCACGACCAGGGCGACGGCCGCGGTGAGGACGGGCGGGGCGATGGCGAGCCAGTCGACGGACTGGACCAGCGAGAGGGCCTGGGTCATCACTTGCCGCCTCCGAGGAGCTGCTGGACGGCCGGGTCGGTGAGGCCGAGGAGGGCCGCGGGCCACAGTCCGGCGAGGACGGTGAGGACGGCCAGGGGGCTCCAGGCCGCGTACTCGTAGCGCGCGAGGTCGGGGAGGGCGGGGGCGGTGGCCGGCCCGCCGGTGTCGTCCGGGGCGGCGGGGCCGGTCGGGGCGGCCTGGGCCTTCAGGGTGCCGCCCATGCAGACCCGGCGGACGACCAGCAGCAGGTACGCGGCGGTCAGCAGGGTGCCGAGGCCGGCCAGGGCCATGAACGTCAGGAACGCGGGGCGGCTGAGGCCGGCGGCGGGGTGGAAGGCGCCGAACATCGCCAGCATCTCGCCCCAGAAGCCGGCCAGTCCGGGCAGGCCCAGGGAGGCGACGGCGGCGAAGGCGAGGAGCCCGCCGAAGCGGGGGGCTCGGCCGTAGAGGGCGGCACCGGTGGTGCCGGAGAGGGCGTCGAGGTCGGTGGTTCCGGTGCGGTCCTTGAGACCGCCGACGAGGAAGAAGAGCAGGCCGGTGATCAGGCCGTGGGCGATGTTGGCGAACAGTGCGCCGTTGACGCCGGTGGGGGTCATGCTCGCGATGCCGAGCAGGACGAAGCCCATGTGGCCGACGGAGCTGTAGGCGATCAGGCGCTTGAGGTCTCCCTTGGCGCCGGTGCGCACGAGGGCGAGGCAGGCCAGCGAGCCGTAGACGATGCCGACGGCGGCCAGGGCGCCGAGGTAGGGCGCGAGGGTGTGCAGGCCGTCGGGGGTGACCGGCAGCGCGATCCGGACGAAGCCGTAGGTGCCCATCTTCAGCAGGACGCCGGCCAGCAGCACCGAGCCGGCGGTCGGGGCGGCGGTGTGCGCGTCCGGCAGCCAGCTGTGCAGCGGCCACATCGGGGACTTGACGGCCAGTCCGATGCCGACGGCGAGCACCGCGACGACCTGGGCAGTGTGGCTGAGCTGGGCTTTCGGGCCGTTGTCAGTGGCCAGTGCGACCATGTCGAAGGTGCCGGATTTCAGCCCGATGAGGAGGAGGCCGAGCAGCATGACGACCGAGCCGAGCAGCGTGTAGAGGATGAACTTCCAGGCCGCCGCCTGCCTTCCGGCGCCGCCCCAGCGGGCGATGAGGAAGTACATCGGGATGAGGACCATCTCGAAGGCGAGGAAGAAGAGCATCAGGTCCAGGACGGCGAAGGTCGCGAGGGTGCCGGATTCCAGGACGAGGATCAGTGCGACGAATGCCTTGGGGGACGGGCCCGTAGGCATGTTGAAGTAGCTGTAGACGGCGCAGAGGAAGGTCAGCAGCGCGGTCAGGACGAGAAGGGGGAGCGAGATGCCGTCGACACCGAGGTGGACGCGGATGCCGAGGGCCGGGATCCAGCTGAGGTCGGTGGTGGCCTGCATACGCGCCGGGTGAGCGTGGTCGAAGCCGGCGGCCAGCGCGATGGTGGCGGCGAGCACCACGCCGGTGACGGTCACGCCGTGGCGCAGCACGGCCTGTTCGGGGTTCTTCCCCTTGAGGCCGGGCGGGGCCGGGAGCAGCGCGGCGAGCGCGCCGACGAGCGGGAGGACGACGGCGCCCGCGAGGAGGATCTGCATGGCGGTGTGGTTCACGGTCAGGCTCCCGTGCCCGTAGCGACGAGGGCGGCGGCGATGGCCAGGACGAGCGCGCCGCCCAGCAGCGCCCCGAGGTAGGTCTGCACGTTCCCGGTCTGGGCGCGGCGGACGGCGGCGCCCAGCCAGCGGGGGGCGGCGCCCGCGCCGCTGACGTAGGTGTCGACGACCGCCCGGTCCAGGAAGCGGACGAGGGTCGCGGCCGCGCGGGTGGGCCGGACGAACAGCGCGGAGTAGACCGCGTCGAGGTGGAAGCCGACGGCCGCGTGGCGGTGCAGCGGGCCGAGCAGGAGCCGGCCGGGGTCGGCCGGGTCGGTGGCGCCGGCGGCGTCCCCGTAGGCCGGGGGGTGGCCGACGATGGCCAGTTCCTCGGCGAGCGCGGGGCCGGCGTCCTCGACGACCGCGACGGCTCCCATCGGGGTGCGGGCGGCGCGGGCACTGGTGTGGCGCCAGGCGGCGTAGGTGAGCAGGCCGCCGATGAGGGCGACGCCGGTGCCGAGCACGGAGGTGGTGGCCGTCGGTTCGAGCGGGCGCCCGTCGAACCACGCGGGCAGGAGGGGGGCGGTCAGTCCGAAGCCGACCGTGGGGACGAAGAGCACCCACAGGGTGGCGGTCATGGCGAGCGGCTGACGACCGTGGTCGGGGACCTCGGGGCCGCTGCCGCGGAACGTCAGCAGCCACAGCCGGGTGGCGTAGGCGGCGGTGAGGAGGGCGGTGAGCAGGCCGGAGACCAGGACGGTCCAGCCGGCGGCGCCGGGGACGCCGGCCGCGTGGCCGGTGGCGGCGTGCTCGGCGGCGCCCAGGACGGCTTCCTTGGAGAAGAAGCCGGCGAACGGCGGGATCGCGGCGAGCGCGAGCAGGGCGACGGTCAGCGTCCAGAAGGCGTCCGGGACGCGCCGGGCCAGTCCGCCCATGCGGGACATGGCGGCCAGCGAGTTGGTGCCCGCGGCGTGGATGACCACGCCCGCGCCGAGGAAGAGGAGGGCCTTGAACGCACCGTGGGACAGGAGGTGGAAGACGGCGGCGCCGCGGTCGCCGACGGCCAGCGCGCCGGTCATGTAGCCGAGCTGGCCGACGGTCGAGTAGGCCAGCACGCGCTTGATGTCGTCCTGGGCCAGCGCGGCCAGGGCGGAGCCGACCATGGTCACCGCGGCCGTCACGGCGAGCACGACCAGCGCCGCCGCGGAGGCGGCGAAGACCGGGAGGAGGCGGGCGACGACGTACACGCCGGCGGCGACCATCGTCGCGGCGTGGATCAGCGCGGAGACCGGCGTCGGGCCGGCCATCGCGTCCGGGAGCCAGGTGTGCAGCGGGAACTGCGCCGACTTGCCGGCGACGCCGGCCAGCAGAAGCAGCGCGATCAGCGTCGGGTGGTGCAGCCCGTCGCGGGCGACATGGCCCAGGATGCCGGTGATCCGGAAGGTCCCGGCGTCGGCGGCCAGCGCGAAGATGCCGAAGAGGAAGGGGACGTCGCCGAGCTTGGTGACGAGGAACGCCTTGAGGGAGGCGGCGCGGGCGGCCTCGGTCTCCCAGTAGTGGCCGACGAGGAAGTACGAGCAGATGCCCATGACCTCCCAGCCGACCAGCAGCACCATCAGGTCGCCGGTGTAGACGACCAGCAGCATCGCGGAGGTGAAGAGCGAGACCAGCGCGGCGTAGGAGGGGTAGCGCGGATCGTCGCGCAGATACGCCGTGGAGTAGATCTGCACACAGGTCGCCACGACACCGACGAGGACGCCGATCAGCGCGGCGAAGCCGTCGATGTGCAGCGCCAGGTCGATCGGGAGCGAGCCGGTCGGGGTGAGCCGGGTGGCGACGTCGGTGGCCGGGCCGCCGCCCTGGCCGACGGCGACGGCGACGGCCAGCACCGCCGCGGCGAGCGTCGGCAGCACGGCCAGCGGCCGGACGAAGCCGGGCGACCGGCGGCCCGTGAGGAGCCCGGCGACGGCCCCGAGGAAGGGCAGCAGGGGGACGAGTACGGCGGTGGTCGTGAGCGTCACGCGGTGGCCTCCGCCCCGGTGTCGGGCTGCGGCTGCCGCGCCCCGGCCGCACCGACCGGGCTTCCCGGGTCGCCCGGGCCGGCGGGTCCGGCCGGCCGCTCGGCGAGGTCGCGGAGCCGGTCGATGTCGGAGCTGCCGCGGTTGCGGTAGACGAGCAGCACGATCGCCAGGCCGATGCCGATCTCGGCGGCGGCGACGGCGATGGTGAAGAGGGTGAGCGCCTGTCCGGCGTGCAGGGTGTCGCGCAGCCAGACGTCGAAGGCGACGAGGTTGAGGTTGACGGCGTTGAGCATCAGCTCGACGGACATCAGCACCAGGATCGCGTTGCGGCGCGCGAGCACGCCGTACAGGCCGGTGCAGAAGAGGAGGACGGCGAGGACCGCCGGGTACGCGAGATGCATCAGTGCCGCCCCTCCCCCGCGGCCGGGGGCGTGGTCTCGGCGGCGCCCTTCGCGCCGCCGCCCCGCCGGGACAGCACGATCGCGCCGACGAGCGCGGCGAGCAGCAGGACGGAGAGCGCCTCGAAGGGCAGCACCCAGTAGCGGAAGAGGCTGTTGCCGGAGACCTCGGCGGTGCCCTGGGCGGCTCCGTCGAGGTCGATCCAGGTGGCGCGGAAGGCGTCGACGACGACCCAGACCAGGGCCGCGGCGGAGGCGCCGGCCACCGTGAGCGCGGCCCAGCGGTTGCCGGAATCGGCGTCCGGGGACGGCCCGATGGGCGCCCTGGTCAGCATCAGCCCGAAGAGCAGCAGCACGACCACCGACCCGACGTAGATCAGCACCTGCACCCAGGCGATGAACTCGGCGGTGAGCAGGAGGTACTCCACGGCGATCCCGCCGAGGGCGACCACCAGCCACAGCGCGGCGTGCACCAGTTGGCGGGAGCCGACGGTCATCAGCGCCGCGCCGAGGGTGGCGATGCCGACGAGGACGAAGGCGATCTCGACGCCGGTGGGCGAGAGGAAGCCGTGGCTTGCGGCGGCGAGCGTCACGTCTCCTCCCCCTTGCCGGTGTCGGTGGCGGTGGCTGTGTCGGCAGCCTGCTGTTCCGGTGCGGCGACGGCCTGTTGGGCGGCGAGCTTGTCCGCGGTCTTGCGGGCGGCCGCGATCTCCTTGGGCTCCTCGGCCGCCGGGTCCAGGGCGGGCGGCTCGGGCACCGTCCACATCCACTCGCGCAGCTTGTCGCGTTCGTGGGTCAGCTCACGGATGTCGGTCTCGGCGTACTCGAACTCCGGCGACCAGAACAGCGCGTCGAAGGGGCACACCTCGATGCAGATGCCGCAGTACATGCACAGCGCGAAGTCGATCGCGAAGCGGTCCAGGACGTTGCGGCTGCGCTCCCGGCCCCCGGGGGCGGCCGGCGGCACCGTCTCCTTGTGGGAGTCGATGTAGATGCACCAGTCGGGGCACTCGCGGGCGCACAGCATGCAGACCGTGCAGTTCTCCTCGAACAGCCCGATGACGCCGCGGGTGCGCGGCGCGAGGTCGGGCTGGACGTCCGGGTACTGCGCGGTGACGGACTTCCGCGTCATCGTCCGGAGCGTGACGGCCAGGCCCTTGGCGAGACCGGAACCAGGAATGCCCACTTAGGAGATCACCACCTTGACGACGCCGGTGAGGGCGATCTGGACGAGCGCGAGCGGGATCAGGACCGTCCAGGCGAGCTTCTGCAACTGGTCCTCGCGCAGCCGCGGGTAGGTGACCCGCAGCCAGATGACGACGAAGGCGAGCGCCGCGGTCTTGACCAGCGTCCACAGCCAGCCCAGGCCGTCGGCGCCGAACGGGCCGTGCCAGCCGCCCAGGAAGAGGACCGCGGTCAGGGCGCTGAGCACGACGATGCCGGCGTACTCGGCGAGCAGGAAGAGCGCGAAGCGCAGCCCGGTGTACTCGGTGTACGCGCCGAAGATGATCTCCGAGTCGGCGACCGGCATGTCGAACGGCGGCCGTTGGAGCTCGGCGAGGCCGGCGGTGAAGAACACCACCCCGCCGATGATCTGCCACGGCACCCACCACCAGTGGAAGGCGTCGAGGATGCCGGGCAGCGAGAGGGTGCCGGCGGCCATCGCGACGGACGCGGCGGCCAGCAGCATCGGGAGTTCGTAGGCGAGCAGCTGCGCGGCCGTCCGCAGACCGCCGAGCAGGGAGAACTTGTTCGCCGACGCCCAGCCCGCCATCAGGGAGCCGAGCACGCCGACGCCCATCACGGCCAGCACGAAGAAGACGCCGGCGTCCAGGGCCTGCCCGACCGCGTTGCCCGGCCCGATCGGGATGGCGACCATGACCAGGAGGTACGGCAGCAGCGCGACCGCGGGCGCGAGTTGGAAGATCCGCCGGTCGGCGCCGGCCGGGACGACGTCCTCCTTCTGCGCGAACTTCACGCCGTCGGCGACCAGCTGCGCCCAGCCGTGGAAACCGCCGGCGTACATGGGACCGAGGCGGCCCTGCATATGGGCCATGACCTTGTGCTCGGTCTGGCCGATGACCAGCGGGAAGACCAGGAAGACGACGAAGACGGCGAGCAGGCGCAGCACCAGGGCGAGGGTGTCGCTCACGGGGTGTCGCCTCCTTCGTCTTCGGGCCGCCGGGCGGGCGGTCCGTCGGGCTCGGGGGCCGGCGCGGGCTCGGGGGCCGGCGCCGGCTTCCCGGCGGCTTCCGCTTCGTCGAAGGCCGGGCGGGCGTGGTGCCAGGGCGCATCGGCGGAGCGCGGGGGCGCGGCGGGCTCGGGCGCCGCCGGCCGGGCGGCCGCCTGCTGGCTGGCCGAGCCCTCGCTCACCGACCGGTTGCGACGGGGCGGGCGGTCCGGGCCCGCGGCGCGGGCCGGGCGTTCGGCCGGGGTGCCGGCCTCCGGCGCCTCGGCCGCGGACGGCTGCTGGCTCGCCGAGCCCGCGCTCGCGCTGCGGGTGCGGCGGGGCGGGCGCTCGCCGCCGGCGGCCGCCGCCCGCGCACCGCGGGCCGGCCGCGCCGGGGCGGGCGGCAACTGGCCCTTGAGCGGGCCCCACTCGTTGGGGTCGGGGACGCCCGGGGGCAGCATCTGCCGCCGCTTGGGCCCGCCGTGCTCCGATTCGCCCGGCTCCTTCGCACCGGGCCACGCCTTGGCGACCCGGGCCGCCAGGACGAAGTCCTTGCGCAGCGGATGGCCCTCGAACGCGTCCGGCAGCAGCAGCGGCACGAGGTGCGGGTGGCCGGTGAAGTCCACGCCGAACATCTCGTGGGTCTCCCGCTCGTGCCAGCCGGCGCCCGCGAACACGTCCACGGCGGTGGGCAGCGCGGGCGCGTCGTGCGGCACGGTGGTCCGCACGACCAGCCGGCGGACGGTGCCGGGGCGCGCCACATCGGCGAGATGGGCGCAGATCCGGAAGCCGGTGCCGGGCTCGTCGACGGCGCTCAGCCAGTCGAAGTAGGTGCAGCCGAGGGTGTCCCGGGCGGCGGTCAGCGCGGCGAGCCAGGCGTCCGCCGGGACGTCGACGGTCAGCAGGTCGTACGCCAGCTCGGCGGTGGCGCCGGTGCCGAAGAGCTCGGTGGCCGGGCCCGGCAGCCAACCGACGACCGGCTCGGCGGCCGCCCCGGTGCCCTGCCGGTCGGGCCGCTCGGGCTGTTCGGAGCGCTCGGGCTGCTCGGGCTGCTCGGTCATCGGGGGTCCTCCCCCGCCGTGCCGGACACGTCCGGCGCCGGGGCGGCCGGCGGCGGCACCAGGCCGCTGCGCAGCGCCGCGGCG
Proteins encoded in this region:
- a CDS encoding NuoM family protein, with the translated sequence MQILLAGAVVLPLVGALAALLPAPPGLKGKNPEQAVLRHGVTVTGVVLAATIALAAGFDHAHPARMQATTDLSWIPALGIRVHLGVDGISLPLLVLTALLTFLCAVYSYFNMPTGPSPKAFVALILVLESGTLATFAVLDLMLFFLAFEMVLIPMYFLIARWGGAGRQAAAWKFILYTLLGSVVMLLGLLLIGLKSGTFDMVALATDNGPKAQLSHTAQVVAVLAVGIGLAVKSPMWPLHSWLPDAHTAAPTAGSVLLAGVLLKMGTYGFVRIALPVTPDGLHTLAPYLGALAAVGIVYGSLACLALVRTGAKGDLKRLIAYSSVGHMGFVLLGIASMTPTGVNGALFANIAHGLITGLLFFLVGGLKDRTGTTDLDALSGTTGAALYGRAPRFGGLLAFAAVASLGLPGLAGFWGEMLAMFGAFHPAAGLSRPAFLTFMALAGLGTLLTAAYLLLVVRRVCMGGTLKAQAAPTGPAAPDDTGGPATAPALPDLARYEYAAWSPLAVLTVLAGLWPAALLGLTDPAVQQLLGGGK
- a CDS encoding NADH-quinone oxidoreductase subunit L gives rise to the protein MTLTTTAVLVPLLPFLGAVAGLLTGRRSPGFVRPLAVLPTLAAAVLAVAVAVGQGGGPATDVATRLTPTGSLPIDLALHIDGFAALIGVLVGVVATCVQIYSTAYLRDDPRYPSYAALVSLFTSAMLLVVYTGDLMVLLVGWEVMGICSYFLVGHYWETEAARAASLKAFLVTKLGDVPFLFGIFALAADAGTFRITGILGHVARDGLHHPTLIALLLLAGVAGKSAQFPLHTWLPDAMAGPTPVSALIHAATMVAAGVYVVARLLPVFAASAAALVVLAVTAAVTMVGSALAALAQDDIKRVLAYSTVGQLGYMTGALAVGDRGAAVFHLLSHGAFKALLFLGAGVVIHAAGTNSLAAMSRMGGLARRVPDAFWTLTVALLALAAIPPFAGFFSKEAVLGAAEHAATGHAAGVPGAAGWTVLVSGLLTALLTAAYATRLWLLTFRGSGPEVPDHGRQPLAMTATLWVLFVPTVGFGLTAPLLPAWFDGRPLEPTATTSVLGTGVALIGGLLTYAAWRHTSARAARTPMGAVAVVEDAGPALAEELAIVGHPPAYGDAAGATDPADPGRLLLGPLHRHAAVGFHLDAVYSALFVRPTRAAATLVRFLDRAVVDTYVSGAGAAPRWLGAAVRRAQTGNVQTYLGALLGGALVLAIAAALVATGTGA
- the nuoK gene encoding NADH-quinone oxidoreductase subunit NuoK, yielding MHLAYPAVLAVLLFCTGLYGVLARRNAILVLMSVELMLNAVNLNLVAFDVWLRDTLHAGQALTLFTIAVAAAEIGIGLAIVLLVYRNRGSSDIDRLRDLAERPAGPAGPGDPGSPVGAAGARQPQPDTGAEATA
- a CDS encoding NADH-quinone oxidoreductase subunit J gives rise to the protein MTLAAASHGFLSPTGVEIAFVLVGIATLGAALMTVGSRQLVHAALWLVVALGGIAVEYLLLTAEFIAWVQVLIYVGSVVVLLLFGLMLTRAPIGPSPDADSGNRWAALTVAGASAAALVWVVVDAFRATWIDLDGAAQGTAEVSGNSLFRYWVLPFEALSVLLLAALVGAIVLSRRGGGAKGAAETTPPAAGEGRH
- a CDS encoding 4Fe-4S binding protein, with the translated sequence MTRKSVTAQYPDVQPDLAPRTRGVIGLFEENCTVCMLCARECPDWCIYIDSHKETVPPAAPGGRERSRNVLDRFAIDFALCMYCGICIEVCPFDALFWSPEFEYAETDIRELTHERDKLREWMWTVPEPPALDPAAEEPKEIAAARKTADKLAAQQAVAAPEQQAADTATATDTGKGEET
- a CDS encoding complex I subunit 1 family protein, whose translation is MSDTLALVLRLLAVFVVFLVFPLVIGQTEHKVMAHMQGRLGPMYAGGFHGWAQLVADGVKFAQKEDVVPAGADRRIFQLAPAVALLPYLLVMVAIPIGPGNAVGQALDAGVFFVLAVMGVGVLGSLMAGWASANKFSLLGGLRTAAQLLAYELPMLLAAASVAMAAGTLSLPGILDAFHWWWVPWQIIGGVVFFTAGLAELQRPPFDMPVADSEIIFGAYTEYTGLRFALFLLAEYAGIVVLSALTAVLFLGGWHGPFGADGLGWLWTLVKTAALAFVVIWLRVTYPRLREDQLQKLAWTVLIPLALVQIALTGVVKVVIS
- a CDS encoding NADH-quinone oxidoreductase subunit C, which produces MTEQPEQPERSEQPERPDRQGTGAAAEPVVGWLPGPATELFGTGATAELAYDLLTVDVPADAWLAALTAARDTLGCTYFDWLSAVDEPGTGFRICAHLADVARPGTVRRLVVRTTVPHDAPALPTAVDVFAGAGWHERETHEMFGVDFTGHPHLVPLLLPDAFEGHPLRKDFVLAARVAKAWPGAKEPGESEHGGPKRRQMLPPGVPDPNEWGPLKGQLPPAPARPARGARAAAAGGERPPRRTRSASAGSASQQPSAAEAPEAGTPAERPARAAGPDRPPRRNRSVSEGSASQQAAARPAAPEPAAPPRSADAPWHHARPAFDEAEAAGKPAPAPEPAPAPEPDGPPARRPEDEGGDTP